From one Bacteroides eggerthii genomic stretch:
- a CDS encoding recombinase family protein: MSKKKSKEKVVEYSKLEHKVAAVWTRVSTGKQADNNGSLESQKRICDEYAASKGIRIKEYFGDTNESAQTEGKLYRNMIEKVAKDKEINVILVASYDRFSRTGPEGIMTKAYLKAKGIFVVSATQATDPDSAAGTFMENIIFLFNQFENSLRRDKAVIGMTDCLRKGNWFSKPPLGYNKVKVEKDHILTVNETGRILRNAFIWKATEGIGDIEIVQRLKELGLSIDRKHLNKILHNPFYCGYIQHSLLGDEIIKGNQEILIDEATFNKVNGISNTGYEHKKITEPFPLKRHIICSDCGGYLTGYTVKARGKDYYKCNKKGCKSNHSTEKLHQKYINLLNEYNIPDEYIPILTDVLRKVFEEYNQNKGETKKVLLKRKTECENQINAVKVRLGLGEINNEIYTATMGELNSRLAEVKRGLEDAGKNLSNMMKYINQTIEMSCKLGSLWNDSNFVDRQKVQNLVFPSGIYFDKEKDDYRTENENEVFKIFRRFTETYKDEKEKATTDFARLSPSVGMRRLERPTPTSRT, translated from the coding sequence ATGAGTAAGAAAAAGAGTAAAGAGAAAGTAGTAGAGTATTCCAAATTGGAACATAAAGTTGCTGCTGTCTGGACACGAGTCTCAACGGGAAAACAAGCGGACAACAACGGTAGTTTAGAGTCTCAAAAAAGAATTTGTGATGAATATGCTGCTAGTAAAGGTATCCGTATAAAAGAATATTTTGGGGATACTAATGAGAGCGCACAGACTGAGGGAAAACTATATCGTAATATGATTGAAAAAGTGGCTAAAGATAAGGAGATTAATGTAATATTAGTTGCTTCTTATGACCGCTTTAGTCGTACAGGTCCAGAAGGTATAATGACAAAGGCATATTTAAAAGCAAAAGGCATTTTTGTCGTTTCAGCAACGCAAGCAACCGACCCAGATAGTGCGGCTGGTACATTCATGGAGAATATAATTTTTCTTTTTAATCAATTTGAAAATAGTTTAAGGAGGGATAAAGCTGTTATTGGCATGACTGATTGTCTAAGAAAGGGTAATTGGTTTTCCAAACCGCCATTAGGGTATAATAAAGTAAAGGTTGAAAAAGACCATATTCTTACAGTAAATGAAACGGGCAGAATATTGCGTAATGCTTTTATCTGGAAAGCTACAGAGGGGATTGGGGATATAGAAATAGTTCAGCGGTTAAAGGAATTAGGGTTATCTATTGACCGAAAACATTTGAATAAAATTCTGCATAATCCATTTTACTGTGGGTATATACAGCATAGTTTGTTGGGTGATGAAATTATAAAAGGTAATCAAGAGATATTAATTGATGAGGCTACCTTTAATAAAGTGAATGGCATATCTAATACTGGATATGAACATAAAAAAATAACAGAGCCATTTCCATTGAAAAGGCATATCATCTGTTCAGACTGTGGTGGCTATTTAACTGGATACACAGTGAAAGCACGTGGGAAGGATTATTATAAATGCAATAAGAAAGGATGCAAGAGTAATCACAGTACAGAAAAGTTGCATCAGAAATATATCAATCTTTTGAATGAATATAATATACCAGATGAATATATTCCGATACTCACAGACGTTTTAAGAAAGGTTTTTGAAGAATACAACCAAAATAAAGGTGAAACAAAGAAAGTCCTTTTAAAACGAAAAACAGAGTGTGAAAATCAAATTAATGCAGTCAAAGTAAGGTTGGGTTTAGGGGAAATCAATAATGAAATATATACGGCTACTATGGGCGAATTAAATTCAAGATTAGCAGAGGTCAAAAGAGGTCTTGAAGATGCAGGGAAAAATTTATCGAACATGATGAAATATATCAATCAAACGATTGAAATGTCTTGTAAATTAGGTAGTTTATGGAATGATAGCAACTTTGTGGATAGGCAAAAAGTACAGAATTTAGTCTTTCCAAGTGGAATTTACTTCGATAAGGAAAAAGATGATTATCGAACAGAAAATGAGAATGAAGTATTTAAGATTTTCCGCAGATTTACAGAGACTTACAAGGATGAAAAAGAAAAAGCGACAACCGATTTTGCTCGTTTGTCGCCTTCTGTCGGAATGAGGCGACTCGAACGCCCGACCCCTACGTCCCGAACGTAG
- a CDS encoding malate dehydrogenase produces MDFLTNEKLTIVGAAGMIGSNMAQTAIMMRLTPNICLYDPYAPGLEGVAEEMLHCGFEGLNLTFTSDIKEALTGARYVVSSGGAARKAGMTREDLLKGNAAIAEEFGKNVKAYCPDVKHVVVIFNPADITGLITLLYSGLKPSQVTTLAALDSTRLRSELSKHFGILPDKIENCRTYGGHGEQMAVYASTAKVDGKPLLDIIGTPALTKEQWTEIQAKVIKGGANIIALRGRSSFQSPAYVSIEMIAAAMGGKPFRWPAGTYVHSHGFDHIMMAMETEINKEGVHYKELKGTPEEEAKLKESYAHLCKLRDEVIGMGVLPPIKDWHSINPNID; encoded by the coding sequence ATGGATTTTCTTACAAACGAAAAACTAACCATTGTAGGAGCAGCCGGCATGATTGGCTCCAACATGGCGCAGACCGCAATTATGATGCGTCTCACCCCAAACATTTGTTTATATGACCCTTATGCTCCCGGACTGGAAGGTGTGGCCGAAGAAATGCTTCACTGCGGATTCGAGGGACTGAACCTTACGTTCACTTCCGACATCAAAGAAGCGCTGACCGGCGCCCGATATGTAGTGTCTTCCGGTGGTGCCGCCCGTAAAGCAGGCATGACCCGCGAAGATTTATTGAAAGGCAATGCCGCCATTGCCGAAGAATTCGGAAAGAATGTGAAAGCCTACTGTCCGGACGTAAAACATGTAGTCGTTATATTCAACCCTGCGGACATTACCGGTCTGATCACATTATTATATTCCGGATTGAAACCTTCCCAAGTCACAACATTGGCAGCGCTTGACAGTACCCGCCTGCGCAGCGAGCTTTCCAAACATTTTGGAATACTCCCCGACAAGATAGAGAATTGTCGCACTTATGGCGGACATGGCGAACAAATGGCCGTATATGCCTCCACTGCCAAAGTGGACGGCAAACCGTTATTGGACATCATCGGAACTCCCGCCTTGACTAAAGAACAATGGACAGAGATACAAGCTAAGGTTATCAAAGGCGGCGCCAACATTATTGCCTTGCGTGGCCGCTCTTCATTCCAAAGCCCCGCCTATGTCTCTATCGAAATGATTGCTGCCGCTATGGGCGGAAAGCCTTTCCGCTGGCCGGCAGGCACATACGTACACAGCCATGGTTTTGACCATATCATGATGGCTATGGAAACTGAAATCAACAAAGAAGGCGTACATTACAAAGAATTAAAAGGTACACCCGAAGAAGAAGCCAAACTGAAAGAGAGTTATGCACATCTCTGCAAACTGCGTGATGAGGTTATCGGAATGGGCGTGCTACCTCCGATTAAAGACTGGCACAGCATCAATCCTAATATAGATTAA
- a CDS encoding S1 RNA-binding domain-containing protein, which produces MSIELGKFNTLKVVKEVDFGMYLDGGEEGEILLPSRYVPEDCKPGDELTVFIYLDNEERLVATTLTPFVQVGQFACLEVAWINQYGAFLNWGLMKDLFVPFREQKMKMQVGKQYVIHAHLDDESYRIVASAKVDRYLSKEKAPYEPGQEVNILIWQKTDLGFKAIIENRYSGLLYESEIFQPLHTGMTLKAYVKQVREDGKIDLVLQKPGVGKVEDFSATLLNYIREQGGRITLHDKSPAEEIYETFGVSKKTFKKAVGDLYKKHLIRLLENGIELADSSNP; this is translated from the coding sequence ATGAGTATAGAGTTAGGGAAATTCAATACCTTGAAGGTGGTGAAAGAAGTCGATTTCGGTATGTATCTGGATGGAGGTGAAGAAGGGGAAATTTTGCTTCCGTCGCGTTATGTACCCGAAGACTGTAAGCCGGGAGACGAATTAACGGTGTTTATCTATCTGGACAATGAGGAGCGGCTGGTTGCTACTACGTTGACGCCGTTTGTGCAGGTTGGGCAATTCGCTTGCCTGGAAGTGGCGTGGATAAATCAATACGGCGCTTTTCTCAATTGGGGGCTGATGAAAGATTTGTTTGTTCCTTTTCGTGAGCAGAAGATGAAGATGCAGGTTGGGAAGCAGTACGTAATCCATGCACATCTGGATGATGAGAGTTACCGGATAGTGGCCTCTGCGAAAGTAGACCGTTATCTCTCGAAAGAGAAAGCCCCTTATGAACCCGGACAGGAAGTAAACATACTCATCTGGCAGAAAACGGATTTAGGCTTTAAGGCCATCATAGAGAACCGATATAGCGGATTGCTCTATGAAAGCGAGATATTCCAACCTCTGCATACAGGCATGACACTGAAAGCCTATGTAAAGCAAGTTCGTGAGGATGGCAAGATCGACTTGGTGCTTCAAAAGCCGGGAGTGGGTAAGGTGGAAGACTTTTCTGCCACTCTCCTGAACTATATACGTGAACAGGGAGGACGGATCACTTTGCATGACAAGAGCCCTGCAGAGGAGATTTACGAAACATTTGGCGTCAGTAAGAAAACCTTTAAAAAGGCGGTCGGTGATCTGTATAAGAAACATCTGATACGGTTGTTGGAAAACGGCATTGAGCTGGCAGACTCCTCTAACCCCTAA
- a CDS encoding TolC family protein: protein MKKNIFICLAILSCTQVQAQNRWSLRQCIDYAIEHNIDIRRTANAAEQSNIEVNTAKWARLPNLNANAGQNWNWGRTQTAIKDENTGDYSTVYVNTASHGTNMSVSTSIPLFTGLEIPNQYALAKLNLKAALADLEKAKEDISINIASAYLQVLFNEELHRVSLGQVELSKEQCNRIERLAEVGKASPAEVAEAKARVAQDEMNAVQTGNNYRLALLDLSQLIELETPEGFLLEDPTANIELIPLTPPDEIFQTALVSKASIQAAQYRLEGSKHSIRIAQSAYYPQLSFSGSLGTNYYSTINRTFSQQMNDNFNKYVGFNLSVPIFNRLATRNRVRTARLQRENYSLQLDNAKKSLYKEIQQAWYNAAASESKYTSSSTAASASEASFKLMSEKYENGKANAVEYNEAKQNLMKAQSDELQAKYEYLFRTKILDFYKGEPIE from the coding sequence ATGAAAAAAAATATATTCATATGTCTGGCTATTCTGAGTTGCACGCAAGTCCAAGCACAAAACCGCTGGTCGCTGCGTCAATGTATAGACTACGCCATTGAGCACAATATCGATATCCGCCGGACAGCCAATGCAGCCGAACAAAGCAACATCGAAGTGAACACTGCCAAGTGGGCACGATTGCCGAACCTCAACGCCAACGCCGGCCAGAACTGGAACTGGGGACGTACGCAGACTGCAATCAAAGACGAAAACACCGGTGATTACTCCACTGTATACGTCAATACGGCCAGTCATGGAACAAATATGTCTGTTTCAACCAGCATCCCGTTATTTACCGGACTTGAAATACCCAACCAATATGCCTTGGCCAAGCTGAACCTGAAAGCGGCACTCGCCGATTTGGAGAAAGCCAAAGAAGATATCTCCATCAATATAGCCTCGGCTTATTTGCAGGTATTGTTCAACGAGGAATTGCACCGGGTATCTTTAGGACAAGTGGAACTGAGCAAAGAACAGTGCAACCGCATAGAACGGTTGGCCGAAGTAGGGAAAGCCTCTCCGGCGGAAGTTGCCGAAGCCAAAGCACGCGTAGCACAGGACGAAATGAATGCTGTGCAGACCGGCAACAACTATCGATTGGCCCTGCTCGATCTCAGCCAGCTCATCGAGCTGGAGACTCCGGAAGGATTCCTTCTGGAAGATCCAACCGCAAACATAGAGCTCATTCCGCTAACCCCTCCGGATGAAATCTTCCAAACGGCACTGGTCAGCAAAGCCTCCATACAAGCGGCACAATATCGCCTGGAAGGAAGCAAACACAGCATCCGCATTGCCCAAAGCGCTTATTATCCGCAATTGAGTTTCAGCGGAAGTCTCGGAACGAACTATTATTCGACAATCAACCGTACTTTCAGCCAGCAGATGAATGACAACTTCAACAAATATGTCGGCTTCAATCTGAGTGTGCCTATCTTCAACAGACTGGCCACACGCAACCGGGTACGCACAGCCCGCCTGCAGCGCGAAAACTATTCCTTGCAGCTGGATAACGCCAAAAAGAGCCTCTACAAAGAGATTCAGCAGGCATGGTACAACGCGGCGGCATCCGAAAGCAAGTATACGAGCAGCAGTACGGCAGCATCGGCCAGCGAAGCATCCTTTAAGCTGATGAGCGAGAAGTACGAGAACGGAAAAGCAAATGCCGTAGAATATAATGAAGCCAAGCAGAACTTGATGAAAGCGCAGTCTGACGAGCTCCAAGCCAAATATGAATACCTTTTCCGCACCAAGATACTGGACTTCTATAAAGGAGAACCCATCGAATAA
- a CDS encoding efflux RND transporter periplasmic adaptor subunit — translation MKTKKYLKIASLVVVAAIFIWTFVFLYQKSQPKVKVYETIVPEIADLEKTTVATGKVEPRDEVLIKPQISGIISEVYKEAGQSIRQGEVIAKVKVIPELGTLNSAESRVRLAEINARQAETDFARIEKLFNDKLISDEEYEKGEVSVKQAREELQTAKDNLEIVKEGITKNSASFSSTLIRSTITGLILDVPIKVGNSVIMSNTFNDGTTIATVANMNDLIFRGNLDETEVGRVHEGMPVKLTIGALQDLSFNATLEYISPKGVEENGANQFEIKAAIQAPDSVQIRSGYSANAEIVLERALKTLALPESTVEFSGDSTFVYVLTDSIPQQKFKRQQIEVGMSDGIKIAVKSGLTAKDKVRGAEKSDK, via the coding sequence ATGAAAACAAAGAAGTATCTGAAAATCGCATCATTGGTAGTGGTGGCTGCCATATTTATTTGGACATTCGTGTTCTTGTATCAGAAGTCCCAACCTAAGGTAAAGGTGTATGAAACGATTGTCCCGGAAATAGCCGATTTGGAAAAGACAACCGTAGCCACCGGTAAAGTGGAGCCAAGAGATGAAGTACTCATTAAGCCGCAAATCTCCGGTATCATTTCCGAAGTGTATAAAGAAGCCGGACAAAGCATCAGGCAGGGCGAAGTGATAGCCAAAGTAAAGGTTATCCCCGAACTGGGTACACTGAACTCCGCCGAGAGTCGTGTCCGCCTGGCAGAGATCAATGCCCGGCAGGCAGAAACGGACTTTGCACGTATCGAAAAGCTATTCAATGACAAGCTCATCAGCGACGAAGAATACGAAAAGGGTGAAGTTAGCGTGAAACAGGCACGCGAAGAGTTGCAAACAGCCAAAGATAATCTGGAAATCGTGAAGGAAGGCATCACCAAAAACAGTGCTTCGTTCAGCAGCACACTGATTCGATCCACTATTACCGGATTGATTCTGGACGTGCCTATCAAGGTCGGCAACTCCGTTATCATGAGCAACACCTTCAATGACGGAACAACCATTGCCACCGTCGCCAACATGAACGATCTCATCTTCCGGGGAAATCTGGACGAGACCGAAGTAGGGCGCGTACATGAGGGGATGCCGGTGAAACTGACTATCGGCGCCCTGCAAGACCTGTCGTTCAATGCCACATTGGAGTACATCTCTCCCAAAGGAGTGGAAGAAAACGGAGCCAACCAGTTTGAGATCAAGGCAGCCATCCAGGCACCGGATAGCGTGCAAATCCGTTCCGGCTATTCCGCCAATGCAGAAATTGTACTGGAGCGTGCACTAAAAACGCTTGCCTTGCCCGAAAGCACAGTAGAGTTCAGCGGAGACAGCACCTTTGTATATGTACTCACCGACAGCATACCTCAGCAGAAATTTAAACGCCAGCAAATAGAAGTCGGCATGAGCGATGGCATCAAGATTGCCGTCAAAAGTGGCCTGACCGCCAAAGACAAGGTGCGCGGTGCCGAGAAAAGCGACAAATAA
- a CDS encoding ABC transporter permease gives MRIDIDTCEEILVTITRNKTRSLLTAFGVFWGIFMLVALIGGGQGMQEQMKSQFEGFATNSGFIAAQKTSEAYKGFRKGRWWDLEMEDVERVRSIDGIKIATPSFALWGQTAVYGENKYECSVKGLYPEYEQIEHQEMTYGRFINDVDIREARKVCVIGKRVYESLFRPDEDPCGKYIRVNGIYYRVIGMCSSEGNVNIQGQASEAVTLPFTTMQQTYNLGQRIDVVCFIMKPGVKVTDVEPEIERLVKAAHYISPDDKQAIMFLNAEAMFSMMDTLMTGTRILIWMVGLGTLFAGAIGVSNIMMVTVRERTTEIGIRRAIGARPKDILQQILSESMVLTTVAGMAGISFAVFILHILESATNEPGATETHYQVSFGLAIGTCALLIALGVLAGLAPAYRAMAIKPIEAIRDE, from the coding sequence GTGAGAATAGATATAGATACATGTGAGGAAATCCTTGTCACGATAACAAGAAACAAGACACGCAGCCTGCTGACGGCATTCGGTGTGTTTTGGGGAATTTTTATGCTGGTGGCACTCATTGGCGGCGGACAAGGCATGCAGGAGCAAATGAAATCACAGTTTGAAGGTTTTGCCACAAATTCCGGATTTATTGCAGCACAAAAGACAAGTGAGGCTTATAAAGGTTTCCGTAAAGGCCGCTGGTGGGACTTGGAAATGGAAGATGTGGAACGGGTGCGCAGCATCGACGGAATAAAAATAGCCACCCCGTCATTCGCTCTTTGGGGGCAAACTGCGGTTTACGGAGAAAACAAATACGAATGTAGCGTCAAGGGATTATACCCTGAATATGAGCAGATAGAGCATCAGGAAATGACTTACGGGCGCTTTATTAATGATGTGGACATACGCGAAGCACGAAAAGTATGCGTCATAGGCAAACGTGTTTACGAAAGTCTTTTCAGACCTGATGAAGACCCTTGTGGGAAATATATCAGAGTAAACGGCATTTATTACCGCGTTATCGGCATGTGTTCCTCCGAAGGTAATGTCAACATACAGGGACAAGCCTCGGAAGCCGTCACCCTGCCTTTTACGACAATGCAGCAAACGTATAATCTGGGGCAAAGGATAGATGTTGTGTGCTTCATCATGAAACCGGGAGTAAAGGTTACGGACGTAGAGCCTGAAATAGAACGTCTCGTCAAAGCCGCCCACTACATTTCACCGGACGACAAACAGGCAATCATGTTCCTCAACGCAGAAGCGATGTTTTCCATGATGGACACCCTGATGACAGGCACTCGCATCCTTATCTGGATGGTGGGTCTGGGAACTTTATTTGCCGGAGCGATTGGCGTATCCAACATTATGATGGTTACGGTCAGGGAACGCACCACGGAGATAGGCATACGACGGGCTATCGGTGCACGTCCCAAAGATATTCTGCAACAAATTCTTTCGGAGAGTATGGTGCTGACCACAGTGGCCGGCATGGCGGGAATCTCTTTTGCCGTATTTATACTGCATATACTGGAAAGTGCAACGAATGAACCGGGGGCAACTGAAACTCATTATCAGGTATCTTTCGGGTTGGCAATCGGCACGTGCGCCCTTCTTATAGCATTAGGGGTATTGGCAGGACTGGCCCCGGCCTACCGCGCAATGGCTATCAAGCCGATTGAAGCGATAAGGGATGAATAA
- a CDS encoding ABC transporter permease: MLDLWQEIYGTIKRNKLRTFLTGFAVAWGIFMLIVLLGAGNGLIHAFEQNASERALNSIRLGGGWTTKSYAGLKEGRRIRMENKDLNATERYFPDNIITAGATLQQGDVNISFGQEYINISLMGVHPNYVQSEAIKTATGRFINQNDVKERRKVIILHKKSAEILFKKSHTEPVGQFVNVGGVAYRVAGLYEDQGDQSSVAFIPFSTLQTIYNKGDKLNNIIFTTKNLTSEEANKTFEKEYRKVIAANHRFDPEDEGAIWIWNRFTQYMQTQNVAGLLRTAIWVIGLFTLLSGIVGVSNIMLITVKERTREFGIRKALGAKPLSILWLIIVESVTITTFFGYIGMVAGIGVTEWMNSAFGNQTADAGMFQARMFSDPTVDIGIAIQATLTLIIAGTLAGFFPAKKAVSISPIEALRSD, encoded by the coding sequence ATGCTGGACCTTTGGCAAGAAATATACGGTACAATCAAGCGCAACAAGCTGCGTACGTTCCTCACCGGTTTTGCGGTGGCATGGGGCATCTTCATGCTTATTGTACTACTGGGAGCAGGCAACGGACTCATCCATGCCTTCGAACAAAATGCTTCCGAGCGCGCCCTGAATTCCATTCGCCTGGGTGGAGGCTGGACCACCAAGTCATACGCAGGTCTGAAAGAAGGGCGGCGCATCCGAATGGAAAACAAAGACCTCAACGCAACTGAGAGATACTTTCCGGACAACATTATCACCGCCGGCGCCACCCTGCAGCAAGGCGATGTGAACATCAGTTTCGGGCAGGAATATATCAATATCTCACTAATGGGCGTGCATCCCAATTACGTACAATCCGAAGCTATAAAGACTGCAACCGGACGTTTCATCAATCAGAATGATGTGAAAGAGCGGCGGAAAGTTATCATCCTCCATAAGAAGTCGGCGGAGATTCTTTTCAAGAAGTCGCATACCGAACCTGTCGGCCAGTTTGTCAATGTCGGTGGTGTGGCTTACCGGGTAGCCGGGTTATATGAAGACCAAGGCGACCAAAGCAGTGTTGCCTTTATTCCGTTCTCTACTCTGCAAACCATTTATAATAAAGGTGATAAGCTCAACAATATCATCTTCACTACAAAAAATCTGACGAGTGAAGAAGCCAACAAAACTTTTGAGAAAGAATATCGTAAAGTCATTGCCGCCAACCACCGTTTCGACCCGGAAGACGAAGGTGCGATCTGGATATGGAACCGTTTCACACAATACATGCAGACACAAAATGTTGCCGGTCTGCTCCGCACAGCCATTTGGGTGATAGGTCTTTTCACATTATTGAGCGGTATCGTAGGAGTATCGAACATCATGCTGATTACAGTCAAGGAACGCACCCGCGAATTCGGAATTCGCAAAGCGCTGGGGGCCAAACCGCTTTCTATCCTTTGGCTGATTATCGTGGAAAGCGTTACAATCACCACTTTCTTCGGTTATATCGGTATGGTAGCAGGTATCGGAGTAACAGAATGGATGAATTCCGCTTTCGGTAATCAAACGGCAGACGCAGGAATGTTTCAGGCAAGGATGTTCTCCGACCCCACAGTAGACATCGGCATTGCCATACAAGCTACATTGACTTTAATTATAGCAGGCACGCTCGCGGGGTTCTTCCCGGCTAAAAAGGCTGTAAGCATCAGTCCGATTGAAGCGTTGAGAAGCGATTGA
- a CDS encoding ABC transporter ATP-binding protein, with amino-acid sequence MIQLKDINKTYNNGAPLHVLKGINLDIQKGEFVSIMGASGSGKSTLLNILGILDSYDTGEYYLNGTLIKNLSETKAAEYRNRMIGFIFQSFNLISFKNAVENVALPLFYQGVGRRKRNAMALEYLERLGLKEWAHHMPNEMSGGQKQRVAIARALITQPQIILADEPTGALDSKTSVEVMQILKDLHKTGMTIVVVTHESGVANQTDKIIHIKDGVIGSIEENLNHDASPFGKDGFMK; translated from the coding sequence GTGATACAACTAAAAGACATTAACAAAACCTATAATAACGGAGCTCCATTACACGTTCTTAAAGGCATCAACCTTGACATTCAAAAAGGAGAGTTCGTATCCATTATGGGAGCGTCCGGTTCCGGAAAATCCACTTTACTTAACATATTAGGTATCCTGGATAGTTATGACACCGGAGAATATTACTTGAACGGCACACTTATCAAGAACCTGAGTGAAACCAAAGCAGCCGAGTACCGTAACCGTATGATTGGCTTTATCTTTCAGTCATTCAATCTGATCTCTTTCAAGAATGCGGTAGAAAATGTTGCCCTCCCACTCTTTTATCAGGGAGTAGGACGCCGGAAACGTAATGCTATGGCCTTGGAATATCTGGAACGTCTGGGGCTGAAAGAGTGGGCACATCACATGCCCAACGAGATGTCCGGCGGACAGAAACAACGCGTCGCCATTGCCCGCGCACTGATCACACAACCCCAAATCATCCTTGCCGATGAACCGACCGGCGCTCTCGACAGTAAGACATCCGTAGAGGTGATGCAAATTCTGAAAGACTTGCATAAAACAGGAATGACAATCGTGGTCGTAACTCACGAAAGCGGCGTAGCCAACCAGACGGATAAGATTATCCACATTAAGGACGGCGTGATAGGCAGTATCGAAGAAAATCTAAATCATGACGCATCACCATTCGGCAAGGACGGATTCATGAAATGA
- a CDS encoding ROK family protein: MNSSMEKPYVVGIDIGGTNTVFGIVDARGTIIATDSIKTGAYEQAENYVDEVCKKLLPLIVANGGVDKIKGIGVGAPNGNYYNGTIEFAPNLPWKGVIPLAAMFEERLGIPTALTNDANAAAIGEMTYGAARGMKDFIMITLGTGVGSGIVINGQMVYGHDGFAGELGHTIIRRENGRICGCGRHGCLETYCSATGVARTAREFLTARTEPSLLRSIPAEEITSKDVYDAAVQGDKLAQDIFDFTGTILGEALADFIAFSSPEAIILFGGLAKSGDYILKPIQKAIDDNILTIYKGKTKLMVSELKDSDAAVLGASALGWELKGLE; encoded by the coding sequence ATGAATTCAAGCATGGAAAAACCCTATGTAGTGGGGATTGACATAGGCGGGACGAACACCGTCTTTGGCATCGTAGATGCGCGTGGCACTATTATTGCCACTGACTCAATTAAGACGGGAGCTTATGAACAGGCAGAAAATTACGTGGATGAAGTATGTAAAAAACTCCTTCCGTTGATTGTGGCAAATGGTGGCGTTGATAAGATAAAAGGTATCGGCGTAGGTGCTCCTAACGGTAACTATTATAACGGTACGATAGAATTTGCTCCTAACCTTCCCTGGAAAGGAGTAATCCCTCTGGCTGCTATGTTTGAAGAGCGTTTGGGTATTCCTACCGCACTGACCAATGACGCTAACGCCGCTGCTATCGGTGAAATGACTTATGGTGCCGCACGTGGCATGAAGGATTTCATTATGATTACTTTGGGCACAGGTGTAGGTAGCGGCATTGTTATTAACGGACAAATGGTATATGGACATGATGGTTTTGCCGGCGAGTTGGGACATACTATTATACGTCGTGAGAATGGTCGTATTTGCGGATGTGGGCGTCATGGTTGTTTGGAAACCTATTGCTCGGCTACCGGTGTGGCACGCACTGCACGTGAGTTCCTTACTGCACGTACCGAACCGAGTTTGTTGCGCTCTATTCCGGCAGAAGAGATCACATCTAAGGATGTATATGATGCAGCCGTACAAGGTGATAAACTGGCGCAGGATATTTTTGACTTCACCGGTACCATTTTAGGTGAGGCGCTTGCAGATTTTATCGCTTTCTCCAGCCCTGAGGCAATTATTCTGTTCGGTGGACTGGCTAAGTCCGGTGATTATATCCTCAAACCTATCCAAAAAGCTATCGATGATAATATCCTGACTATTTATAAGGGTAAGACAAAACTTATGGTATCTGAATTGAAAGATTCTGATGCTGCTGTGCTGGGAGCCAGTGCATTGGGTTGGGAACTGAAAGGGCTTGAGTGA
- the rplS gene encoding 50S ribosomal protein L19, whose product MDLIKIAEEAFATGKQHPSFKAGDTVTVAYRIVEGNKERVQLYRGVVIKIAGHGDKKRFTVRKMSGTIGVERIFPIESPAIDSIEVNKVGKVRRAKLYYLRALTGKKARIKEKRVNG is encoded by the coding sequence ATGGATTTAATTAAAATTGCAGAAGAAGCATTTGCTACCGGCAAACAACACCCGAGCTTCAAAGCAGGTGACACTGTTACAGTAGCATATCGTATCGTCGAAGGTAACAAAGAGCGCGTACAGTTGTATCGTGGCGTTGTTATCAAGATTGCCGGACATGGAGACAAAAAGCGTTTCACTGTACGCAAAATGTCTGGTACTATTGGTGTAGAACGTATTTTCCCGATTGAGTCACCGGCTATCGACAGCATCGAAGTGAACAAAGTGGGTAAAGTTCGTCGTGCTAAATTGTACTATCTGCGTGCTCTTACCGGTAAGAAAGCAAGAATTAAAGAAAAAAGAGTTAACGGTTAA